One Trichormus variabilis 0441 genomic window, CACCAGAGAGAATGATGACTTTTTGACGTTGCTCACATAAAGTTGTCAGGAGTTTTGCCAAGGCTTCAAAATGGATATTCCAGGAATCACCAACATCTGTAGAAAAAACTTTTTCACGCTTTAACTGCCAATGATGAATCCAATCGATCGCTTGCAATCCAAATACATTGGTAGGTGCAATCACAAAGGTGGTGAGATTTTGCTTGTCTGCATTTTTTTGTAATGGTTGCAGCAGTTGTTGCTTCATCGCACGGGGACATAACAACATGGGCGGGGCGATTGGTTTTTTGTCAGCTGGGTAGCCCCGCCATGTGCGCGTATCTAATACTATGACTTCATGACAATTGCTGGTGATTGTGTAGTGCCAAATCAGTGTTTCCGGATGTCGCTCCAGAATAAATACACCATCTTCTAAAACAAAATTGGGGAGTCCTGTGTTGGGGTTACAGCTAGGCATCCCGACATAACGAGCGATCGCCTGATCAGCTTCCATATCCTCTCCGGCTGATGCTGACCAATTCTCCGCCGCCGCCAGTAATTTTTCCCCAGATTGACCAGATGTAAACTGCTCTGGTGTGTTCCCCCAAGCTTGAAAGACACTGTATGCTAACAAAGCATTTTGTACAGTCCGCCGTCCCAGAGGATTGCCCAAAACCCGCAAACACCAAGCTTGATTTAAGTTCCAATCATCACTGACATCATGGTCATCAAAGACGGTGTACATGGGAATATTCGCCAGCGCCCGCCGCACCCGTCCCAGTGTGTAAATTAATTGTCGTAAATCAGCCACCGACTGATCCCAAATTTTTAGGGCTTGGCGATCGCTTGTTACCCATTTTCCTGGGGGAAAGGCCTCCGGCCAGCACACAGGAGACCAAGCCAGTAAATAAGCGGCGTAATATTCCCCCAAACTAAACAAATGACTGGAAACCTTCTCTGATTTATTATGCAATCCAGCCGTTAACTTGGCTTCTTCCGTCGCCACTTTTGCCCGTTCTCCTGGTGCTAGTTCCTTGGGAGTGCGATAACCTTGACCTACAGGAAGTTTTTCTTCCCAACCAAGCAGGGAATCGCCAAGATTGCTGGCGACCCATAAAAACGGATCTGCCACATCATCACCATAGATTTGATCACCCGTGAGGAATAACTGATGAGGACGGCGACGGGGTTGGTTGGCGGCTGATGCAATGAGAGAATCAAGCAAGGGTAAGGCATCTATTCCGTGTCCGTGGGGTTTGCGACAAGAAGCATGGATAATATGCAAATCTGCCAACGAATCTGGAGGAAGCACAAAAGTAGGTTTTTGATGCTCAAAGTAGCTAATACTGACTTGGGGAAAGCGATTGGAAAATAATGCTTGTTCTAGAGTCAGCACGCTGTGGTCAGCACAGGTGAACTGGAGGTCATAAGCATAAATACACTCATTAGTTAAACTAGCCCCCAAGGGAGACACGGCTGTAATCGCTACAATGTGCAGATATTTGCCTAAGGCAACAGTCAAGCGTTGTCC contains:
- a CDS encoding alkaline phosphatase D family protein, which translates into the protein MNNQAEDFFEELPLILAGPLLQHTEAKSVTVLIALQKSCQVELKVYATTNNGERLGNCLLEGQRLTVALGKYLHIVAITAVSPLGASLTNECIYAYDLQFTCADHSVLTLEQALFSNRFPQVSISYFEHQKPTFVLPPDSLADLHIIHASCRKPHGHGIDALPLLDSLIASAANQPRRRPHQLFLTGDQIYGDDVADPFLWVASNLGDSLLGWEEKLPVGQGYRTPKELAPGERAKVATEEAKLTAGLHNKSEKVSSHLFSLGEYYAAYLLAWSPVCWPEAFPPGKWVTSDRQALKIWDQSVADLRQLIYTLGRVRRALANIPMYTVFDDHDVSDDWNLNQAWCLRVLGNPLGRRTVQNALLAYSVFQAWGNTPEQFTSGQSGEKLLAAAENWSASAGEDMEADQAIARYVGMPSCNPNTGLPNFVLEDGVFILERHPETLIWHYTITSNCHEVIVLDTRTWRGYPADKKPIAPPMLLCPRAMKQQLLQPLQKNADKQNLTTFVIAPTNVFGLQAIDWIHHWQLKREKVFSTDVGDSWNIHFEALAKLLTTLCEQRQKVIILSGDIHYSCAARFSYGAIPHAPRQSVIVQLTASALKNEETLTRLIHTRLKQWLLPEKIRRWLGWNQPPNMLEVKAKRLHRRQAVTNPNWHCVLEWIPRQQAQNLHSQVDMSTFVAPWNRKNPRWQWLQPLKFWQSPWFQDGREVVGLNNLALVHFDLPDSSNSYQVIQDTYWFSYTSTTQIVYSRFATNLQPNQYLLNEFLIVGSQSIQDPK